In Caproiciproducens sp. NJN-50, the following are encoded in one genomic region:
- a CDS encoding tyrosine-type recombinase/integrase, giving the protein MPDGKYRSVYARSYKEVKEKKKKDQDLRCLCKHSKQEEPSELFELWLKNNVLNKVKPSTYENYYRCVHKYVIPFFKEVESGGITASSVSLFVNSIDGNQKISASYRKKILSVFKTALREILRDSTDLSSVLRMIKLPKIENGSVQVFSVREQRLVENTIFQSDDKRALGILLCFYTGIRLGELCALRWSDLDFEAGTMSIVRTVSRTKNFEPGTNKTVLLVGTPKSQKSVRKIPLPDFLLRLFDQWKCEKEDNYIFSDSAAPMDPRTYQRFYQRILADSGVPYRKFHAIRHSFATRALELGVDIKTLSELLGHSNVSITLNIYAHSLMEQKKVAIEKFNQMYITHMELSLFAVKDLVASV; this is encoded by the coding sequence ATGCCGGACGGAAAATACCGGTCTGTCTACGCAAGAAGCTATAAAGAAGTGAAGGAAAAGAAAAAGAAAGACCAGGATCTCCGGTGCCTCTGTAAACATTCCAAGCAAGAAGAGCCGTCGGAATTATTTGAGCTTTGGCTGAAAAACAATGTCCTCAACAAGGTAAAACCGTCTACCTATGAGAACTATTATCGCTGCGTGCATAAATATGTCATTCCCTTTTTCAAAGAAGTAGAAAGTGGAGGAATCACGGCTTCGTCCGTCTCTCTGTTTGTAAATTCAATCGATGGGAATCAGAAGATTTCCGCTTCATACCGGAAGAAGATCCTGTCTGTTTTTAAAACCGCTCTGAGAGAAATTCTTAGGGACTCCACGGATCTTTCTTCCGTCCTTCGGATGATTAAACTGCCAAAGATTGAAAATGGGTCCGTACAAGTTTTTTCCGTCAGGGAACAGCGGCTGGTTGAGAATACAATCTTTCAGTCTGACGATAAACGGGCTTTGGGCATATTGTTGTGCTTTTATACCGGAATACGGCTGGGAGAATTGTGCGCTTTAAGATGGAGCGATTTGGATTTTGAGGCGGGGACCATGTCCATTGTGCGCACGGTTTCCCGCACAAAAAATTTTGAGCCTGGAACAAATAAAACAGTGCTGCTTGTCGGCACTCCCAAAAGCCAAAAATCCGTCAGAAAAATTCCCCTGCCCGATTTTCTGCTCAGATTGTTCGATCAGTGGAAATGCGAGAAAGAGGATAATTATATTTTTTCGGATTCGGCGGCTCCCATGGATCCACGCACCTATCAAAGGTTTTATCAGCGGATACTGGCGGATTCCGGGGTGCCTTACCGCAAATTTCACGCCATCAGGCATTCGTTCGCCACGCGGGCGCTGGAGCTGGGCGTCGATATCAAGACTCTCAGCGAATTGCTGGGGCATTCGAATGTTTCCATCACCCTGAACATCTACGCGCATTCCCTGATGGAACAGAAAAAAGTGGCGATTGAAAAGTTCAACCAAATGTATATCACACATATGGAACTGTCACTATTCGCCGTCAAAGATCTGGTCGCCTCCGTCTGA
- a CDS encoding FUSC family protein, with translation MKRIFRFFRTNFRLGLRVVKTGIAVTFCIAISNLLHLNQPFIAVIATVISMGKSIDLSVKTGKNKMAGVVIGSAVGTAFAAILPGNAGLCGIGVILSLYLCHLFHLESAGVLSSFSFAAVMFGAAQSAPWKYALPCMGAALLGIAVAVVVNLTVMPPNYAVEIKKAYAELIGRTAAAIEDASARRTVSTKPVAEEIETLSRTLWLYISEAKILRWNDDEVFRISSSISLYRMVLDELKAVEVMELTEDGAPNEEILTVYRYHMKRMRELFERAKNS, from the coding sequence ATGAAACGGATCTTCCGTTTTTTCCGGACAAATTTCCGGCTGGGGCTGCGCGTTGTCAAAACGGGCATTGCAGTGACATTCTGTATCGCGATTTCCAATCTTCTGCACCTGAACCAGCCGTTTATCGCCGTGATCGCTACGGTGATCTCCATGGGGAAATCCATCGACCTTTCCGTAAAAACCGGAAAGAACAAAATGGCCGGAGTTGTGATCGGCTCCGCCGTGGGGACCGCGTTCGCCGCCATCCTGCCGGGAAATGCCGGGCTATGCGGAATCGGCGTGATTCTCTCGCTGTATCTGTGCCATTTATTTCACCTTGAAAGCGCGGGAGTTCTGTCCAGCTTTTCCTTCGCCGCAGTGATGTTCGGCGCGGCCCAGAGCGCCCCCTGGAAATACGCCCTCCCCTGCATGGGAGCCGCGCTGCTCGGCATCGCCGTCGCGGTTGTGGTCAACCTGACCGTCATGCCGCCGAATTACGCCGTGGAAATCAAAAAAGCATACGCGGAATTGATCGGAAGAACCGCGGCGGCCATCGAAGACGCCTCCGCGAGGAGGACGGTCAGCACCAAACCGGTCGCCGAAGAAATCGAAACACTGTCGCGCACGCTGTGGCTGTATATCTCGGAGGCAAAAATCCTGCGCTGGAACGACGATGAGGTGTTCCGCATTTCCTCCAGCATCTCGCTGTACCGGATGGTCCTGGACGAGCTGAAGGCCGTCGAGGTCATGGAACTGACGGAGGACGGCGCGCCGAACGAGGAAATTCTGACGGTCTACCGCTATCACATGAAAAGGATGCGGGAGCTTTTCGAACGCGCGAAGAACTCATAA
- a CDS encoding iron-containing alcohol dehydrogenase, whose product MARFTLPRDIYFGSGAIEELKNLKGYKKAFIVTGGHSMRKTGFLQKLEDVLKGAGLETRIYEGVEPDPSIERVFDGAKAMREFEPDVIVAIGGGSPMDAAKAMWVFYEYPDKTFDDIKDPFTMPKLRKKAIFVGIPSTSGTASEVTAFSVITDYSTNIKYPLADFEITPDIAVLDTDIPQAMPKTLTAHTGMDALTHAIEAYVASARSDFSDALALKAISDVFDSLLDSYNGDKEARGKMHVAQCLAGMAFSNAMLGIAHSIAHKTGAVFHIPHGCCNAILLPFVIQYNSRVCMERYAQIAKMLCLPGATDKQLTDSLVEAVRALNKKLSIQPTYRENGVSEEDFKAHAQTIAENAVKDPCTGSNPRATGVEEMLKVLTCAYYGEDVAF is encoded by the coding sequence ATGGCGAGATTCACTTTACCGCGTGATATTTATTTCGGATCCGGAGCGATTGAAGAGCTGAAAAATCTGAAGGGCTACAAAAAGGCATTTATCGTGACCGGCGGTCATTCCATGAGGAAAACAGGGTTCCTGCAGAAGCTGGAGGACGTGCTGAAGGGAGCGGGACTGGAAACCAGGATTTACGAGGGCGTCGAGCCGGATCCTTCCATTGAACGCGTGTTCGACGGCGCGAAAGCCATGCGCGAATTTGAGCCGGATGTGATCGTCGCGATCGGCGGAGGCTCCCCGATGGACGCCGCAAAGGCCATGTGGGTGTTCTACGAATATCCGGATAAAACGTTCGATGATATCAAAGATCCGTTCACCATGCCGAAGCTGAGGAAGAAAGCCATCTTTGTCGGAATCCCCTCCACCAGCGGGACGGCGTCCGAGGTCACGGCGTTTTCCGTCATCACGGACTACTCGACCAACATCAAGTATCCTCTGGCCGATTTTGAGATCACGCCGGATATCGCGGTGCTGGATACCGATATTCCGCAGGCCATGCCGAAGACCCTGACCGCGCACACAGGAATGGACGCGCTGACCCATGCCATTGAAGCGTACGTCGCTTCCGCCCGCTCCGATTTCTCGGACGCTCTGGCGCTCAAGGCAATTTCCGATGTTTTTGACAGCCTTCTCGACTCCTACAACGGCGACAAAGAGGCGCGCGGCAAGATGCACGTCGCGCAGTGCCTGGCCGGCATGGCGTTCTCCAACGCGATGCTCGGCATCGCGCACAGCATCGCGCACAAAACCGGCGCGGTATTCCACATCCCGCACGGCTGCTGCAACGCGATCCTGCTGCCGTTCGTCATCCAGTACAACTCCAGAGTCTGCATGGAGCGCTATGCCCAGATCGCAAAGATGCTCTGTCTGCCGGGAGCGACGGATAAGCAGCTCACGGATTCTCTGGTCGAGGCCGTCCGCGCGCTCAACAAAAAGCTCAGCATTCAGCCGACCTACCGCGAAAACGGCGTGAGCGAGGAGGATTTCAAAGCCCATGCGCAGACCATCGCCGAAAATGCGGTGAAGGACCCCTGCACGGGCTCCAATCCGAGGGCGACGGGGGTGGAAGAGATGCTGAAGGTTCTCACCTGTGCGTATTATGGCGAGGACGTCGCGTTCTAA
- a CDS encoding HAD family hydrolase produces MYRACIFDLDGTLANTLYSIAHFSNQALKQCGYPIIPEEDYRRIVGDGADMQIRRMLTAVSGGRAFTEREAEVLKGVYSSLYESDPTYLIREYPGMRETLAELKTAGIATAILSNKPDAWTKAIISSLFPRGTFGLCFGQQPGIPRKPSPEGALRIAGKFGLPPKEILYIGDTNTDMKTGSNAGMDTAGALWGFRDRRELEENGAVYLLKTPIEILPVMNCKR; encoded by the coding sequence TTGTATCGCGCTTGTATTTTTGATCTTGACGGCACTTTGGCGAACACCCTGTACTCCATCGCGCACTTTTCCAATCAGGCGCTGAAACAGTGCGGATATCCGATCATTCCGGAGGAAGATTACCGCAGAATCGTCGGCGACGGGGCGGACATGCAGATCCGCCGGATGCTGACCGCCGTTTCCGGCGGCCGTGCGTTTACGGAGCGGGAAGCCGAGGTGCTGAAAGGTGTTTACAGCTCGCTTTATGAAAGCGACCCGACGTATTTAATCCGCGAATATCCTGGCATGAGAGAAACGCTGGCAGAGCTGAAAACAGCCGGCATCGCGACGGCGATTCTTTCCAATAAGCCCGACGCGTGGACAAAGGCGATTATCTCTTCTCTGTTTCCCAGGGGGACTTTCGGCCTTTGTTTCGGCCAGCAGCCCGGCATTCCCCGCAAACCGTCGCCGGAGGGCGCGCTGAGGATCGCGGGAAAATTCGGGCTGCCGCCAAAGGAGATCCTTTATATCGGAGACACGAATACGGATATGAAAACCGGGAGCAACGCCGGCATGGACACGGCGGGAGCCCTCTGGGGATTCCGGGACCGCAGGGAGCTGGAAGAAAACGGCGCTGTCTATCTGCTGAAAACGCCGATAGAGATTCTGCCGGTGATGAACTGCAAGAGGTGA
- a CDS encoding methyl-accepting chemotaxis protein produces the protein MKKWFENLKISSKLTVGFLSILCLALIIGILGITSLIKMNNDREETYNQCTLGIVYSAQAQADFLSTGAAVRDLYIYYNTDKETYCDKISAELDSVDAQLDNYNKTVSDSRDQDNYNKAKTAYGSYKNAVKAIVQDAESGKPNTDILALIQNSGKQVENTEEAFDSMVKYDMSVASQQLADDRASGWRTIFIMIAVIVASFALGLFLRSYISGLISKPLAKLGRFAEMLAVGDIDVNKVAEEKDMLLKQRKDEVGTLALSFNRVVASTVEQANKVQAIAGGDLTVSIAVRSEFDVLGKALSRLIKDLNDLVISVVSSSSQVNSGSKLVSDSSTSIAQGATEQAGSVEELTASLEEIASQTAQNAKNARETNGLALKIEKDAEDGGTRMSEMIRAMNEIGVSSDNIGKIVKSINDIAFQTNILALNAAVEAARAGQYGKGFAVVAEEVRNLAAKSAEAAKETTELIEDSAQKVAAGTKMAGETAEALHKIMAGVTKITELIGSIATESNDQAEALGQVRQGIQQVSQVVQSNAAASEECASASEELSGQANLLRDSVGVFKLRTEENAKTAGIDRRPA, from the coding sequence ATGAAGAAGTGGTTTGAAAATCTCAAAATTTCCAGTAAATTGACGGTTGGGTTTCTCTCTATTCTGTGCCTGGCGTTGATCATTGGGATTCTGGGTATAACCAGCTTGATCAAAATGAACAATGACCGGGAAGAAACCTATAACCAATGTACTTTAGGCATTGTATATTCCGCGCAGGCGCAAGCCGATTTTTTGAGCACCGGGGCAGCGGTCAGGGATTTGTATATCTATTATAATACGGATAAAGAAACGTATTGCGATAAAATTTCGGCGGAGCTGGACTCTGTTGATGCGCAGTTAGACAATTACAATAAAACCGTTTCGGACAGTCGGGACCAGGACAATTACAATAAGGCAAAAACTGCGTATGGCAGCTATAAAAACGCCGTTAAAGCAATCGTTCAGGACGCAGAATCCGGGAAGCCGAATACAGATATTCTGGCGCTGATTCAAAACTCGGGCAAACAAGTTGAGAACACGGAAGAAGCGTTCGATTCCATGGTAAAATACGATATGTCCGTTGCGTCGCAGCAACTGGCCGACGACAGGGCGTCGGGGTGGAGAACGATCTTTATCATGATTGCGGTGATCGTCGCATCCTTCGCCTTGGGATTGTTTTTAAGATCTTACATATCCGGGCTGATCAGCAAGCCTCTTGCCAAACTGGGGAGATTCGCGGAGATGCTCGCGGTCGGAGACATCGATGTGAACAAAGTCGCCGAGGAAAAGGATATGCTCCTGAAGCAGAGGAAAGATGAGGTCGGGACCCTTGCCTTGTCGTTTAACAGAGTGGTGGCAAGCACCGTGGAGCAGGCAAACAAGGTGCAGGCGATTGCAGGCGGAGATCTGACGGTATCCATCGCGGTCCGGTCTGAGTTTGACGTTCTTGGCAAAGCGCTTTCCCGGCTTATAAAAGACCTGAACGATCTGGTGATTTCCGTCGTGTCCTCTTCGAGCCAGGTGAACTCCGGCTCGAAGCTTGTGTCCGACTCCAGCACGTCGATCGCGCAGGGAGCCACCGAACAGGCCGGCTCCGTGGAAGAGCTGACGGCGTCCCTTGAGGAGATTGCCTCTCAGACTGCCCAGAACGCAAAGAACGCGAGGGAAACCAATGGACTGGCGCTGAAAATTGAAAAGGATGCGGAAGACGGCGGCACCCGGATGTCGGAAATGATTCGCGCCATGAACGAGATCGGCGTTTCTTCGGATAACATCGGCAAAATCGTCAAGTCGATCAACGATATTGCTTTTCAGACGAATATACTGGCGCTGAACGCGGCGGTGGAAGCGGCCAGAGCGGGCCAGTACGGAAAAGGATTCGCGGTTGTCGCCGAAGAAGTCAGAAATCTTGCCGCCAAATCGGCGGAAGCGGCGAAGGAGACTACCGAACTCATTGAGGACTCAGCCCAAAAGGTTGCGGCAGGGACGAAAATGGCGGGCGAAACCGCCGAAGCGCTCCACAAGATCATGGCGGGAGTGACGAAGATCACGGAACTGATCGGCAGTATCGCCACGGAGTCTAACGATCAGGCGGAGGCGCTGGGGCAGGTCAGGCAGGGAATCCAGCAGGTTTCCCAGGTCGTGCAGAGCAACGCGGCTGCGTCGGAGGAATGTGCTTCGGCGAGTGAGGAGCTCTCGGGCCAGGCGAATCTGCTGAGGGACAGCGTAGGTGTGTTCAAGCTGAGAACTGAGGAGAATGCAAAAACCGCCGGGATTGATCGGCGGCCGGCCTGA
- a CDS encoding bactofilin family protein: MDALSQKQESRFLHLVKRIWDGPMGDFTEEEWMESELADIPHKEWLDTAGKVAAELTEPAVIRKPAEKKDPVPDGREPAKSQKNVTVIASDTVVFGDIRSEGDIDILGTVHGAVISSGTVKIGGKQYGDVQGLSIYAGSCTIRGNLTASEEVSADTKTVIVGSVKCKNLRLGGKLRGNIDVSENVNCGCNAVVIGDITSKTITLETGAKLSGKLKIADGSMEQFGVKDEAETVSLSSGT, encoded by the coding sequence TTGGATGCTTTAAGCCAAAAACAGGAGAGCAGGTTCCTTCACCTTGTAAAAAGGATCTGGGACGGCCCCATGGGAGATTTTACAGAGGAGGAATGGATGGAATCGGAACTGGCGGACATTCCGCATAAGGAGTGGCTCGACACTGCCGGGAAAGTTGCGGCGGAATTGACGGAACCGGCAGTCATACGAAAGCCTGCCGAGAAAAAAGATCCTGTCCCCGACGGCAGGGAACCCGCTAAAAGTCAAAAAAATGTCACCGTGATTGCCTCGGATACCGTCGTTTTCGGCGATATCCGTTCGGAAGGCGATATTGACATCCTCGGAACAGTCCATGGAGCAGTCATTTCCTCCGGAACTGTAAAAATCGGAGGGAAACAATACGGCGATGTGCAGGGACTATCCATTTATGCGGGATCCTGTACCATTCGGGGAAACCTGACGGCTTCCGAAGAAGTCTCCGCCGACACAAAAACCGTGATTGTAGGATCTGTGAAATGCAAAAATCTAAGGCTGGGTGGAAAGCTGAGAGGAAATATCGACGTCTCGGAAAACGTAAACTGCGGATGCAACGCCGTCGTAATCGGAGACATCACTTCAAAAACCATCACATTAGAGACCGGTGCGAAGCTGTCCGGCAAGCTGAAGATCGCGGACGGAAGCATGGAGCAATTCGGTGTGAAGGACGAGGCGGAAACAGTCTCTCTTTCGTCCGGCACATGA